In the genome of Mastomys coucha isolate ucsf_1 unplaced genomic scaffold, UCSF_Mcou_1 pScaffold21, whole genome shotgun sequence, the window GGTATTCTTGTCACTGGCAGAAGCCTGTATTCCAGGGCCCCTCCCAGAGCAGGAATCTGGGGCCCTGGTTGAATGCCAGCCCCACCCACGTTATAattagggagagggaaagagagggagtgaATCCCTAAGGGGAAGGGTGGGGGGAAGCTTCCGGGATCTTGGGGGTTAAAAGGGAAGGTCTGGCCAGGGGTCCCTGGTCAGAGAATCGTTTGCAGCCCTCACTGCAGGGCAAGAGACACTTCTGagtctcctcctttcttcttactGGCGACTCTCAGGTGAAGCGGGATGCACTCCACCCTATTGGGGTGGACGGCAAGAGGATGGGTGGAGACCCTCGGGCAACAGGCAGGAACTCTTTCTTAGCCCTGATTTCCCTGCAGTATGGGGAAGTCCCTCAGCTCTGAGGTTAGGAAGAGGTTCCCACAGGCTCTGAGCAGGACCCCTACCCACCCACGAAGGAGTGTGGAGCTCAGCGTGGCTGGTGGCCAAGAAAGGCTAGATGCACAAATCGCTCCCTTCTGGAGGAGCAAGGACTGGAGTCTTGGGAGGCCTGTGGAGAGGGCCCCACTGAAGTGGTTCAGGTGTGCTGACGCAGGGGGTCTTGACCAAGCATCTGTTTTAGTCCTCCACTCTAGCCTCTGCAAGCCAGGTATCAGCTATGAGGGTCCCGCTTCTtcacctctcctctgcctctggctccttgtCCCTGGTGAAGCTGCTGCTGCCGCTACTGATGGTGCAACTCTGGGGTGAGCCTGGGGCCGGGGGCGACAGGAGGGAAGGGCCAGGACCGGAGGTGGAGGGAATGTTGCCATTGCAACCATAGTCAGCTCGCCTTCCTGGGGGCCTGGCACCCACATGGACATCCCAAGTAGGATCCACCCTCGGGTGGGCTCTGTCCCCAGATGCCGCGCCCAACTGTTAAGAGAACCCAGCCCCTTCGTTCCATCAGCTTCtccacctctctgcctctcctgccttGCCTCTTCACCTCTCCTGCCTCGCACGCCTTCTTCTCACCCCTTGGAGACCCATTGCATCCCTCCCTCTTCCTAAAGGAGGTGCTACAATACTCCTAGCCTGCTGTGCAGTGTTGGAGCACCTTCCCATCCTTGGACTagaccttcccttccctcttgcACATCCCTTCCCATTTGTCTAGCGCCTTTCAGCATTCTGGCCCAATTTCTTGCTGGaaccttgtctctgtcttctcctcaTCGCCGCACTGGTTCCTCATTGCCCCACTTCGTGTCCTGTCTCCTGCTCCCCACTGCCTCACGGTGTGTTCTGTCTCCTGCTCCGTGTTAACTGTTCCCTTTACCACCTCTTTGTATTCTGCCTTCTTACTGCTCCACGGTGTCTCTGCCCCTCTGTACCCCCCTGATCGTCCCTTACCTAGCGCACTCCCTCTGCACCGTGCTCTGCCTAGGCTCGCATCTGGTCTCAGCCCTGTAGGTTAGATCCCTGCCTTTCCTGaacacccacacacccccacccccaatccgaCTCCCACTCCATCCTCAGCCCTGGGATGTCTTAGTCCCATTCTATTCTAACCCCTCTTGCCCTTTCATTCCTCAGCGGCTGGTTCGCAGAGTTCTCTAATTTTCCCACGGCTTGCAACTCAGCTCCTCCCTCTAGGGGCCAATCCTGAGAAGTGCAGCACTAACCCGGAACCTAGTCTGGGCCGGGTGAAACCTGATCCCTTTGTCCCGCTTCTCTGTCCAGCGGCTCAGGCTCTGCTGCTCCCGGGAAACGTCACGCAAGTGGACCTCGAGGACTCCGGCGCCCTGTGCACGCGTGACTTTCATCCCTGGCAGGTCTCCCTCTTCCATAACCTCCAGTTCCAATGCGCGGGTGTCCTCGTGGACCAGAACTGGGTGCTCACAGCCGCACATTGCTGGAGAAATAAGTAAGGAACCACTcagaggaggagtggggaggatggGGCCCAGGCACTCGCCCAGCTTTCGGTCAGGTTAGGGGTGGCAACCATCCTACAAAAGAGGCAGGATCCAAGCTGCAACGCCTGAGCGGGACGTTGCGAGCCCATCGTGCCTGTCCATAGAAGCCAGGGCCTATTGTAGTCAGTATTTAAGACCTGTAGCCCCCTCATATGCCTGCAAAGCAGGAAGAAAGGACCAGGTGACacgaagaaaggagaagaaaggagaggtgggCATACCAAAGAGTTGAGATGTTCAGCCTTCAACCCTCAAACTCTTACTCTTTTCCCTCAAACCCAGGGTTTTCAGTCCTCAACTCTCCTCCCTCACAACCAGGGGTCCAGTCTCCAGCCTCTTCCATCAGTCCCTGGGCATCAGCCCCAGCTCCTCCCCGAGATCCTCCGATCTTAGGAGCCCACTTCACTTCTCCACCTTCTAACCCAAGGACTGAGATCAGGCTCTGTCTCCATGAAGGCTTTGCCTTCATCAGACTGCTCTTCCTCCCCCACAGGCCTCTGAGGGCTCGAGTCGGGGATGaccacttgctgcttttccagaaggaGCAACTGCGGTCAGCGAGTTCCCCTGTTTTCCACCCCAAGTACCAGCCTTGCTCAGGCCCCATCTTGCCACACCGCTCAGATGAACACGACCTCATGATGCTGAAACTGAGCAGTCCTGTGAGGCTGACGTCCAGCGTGCATCCTGTGCAACTGCCCTTTCGGTGCTCTCAGCCAGGGTCTCAGTGCCAGGTCTCAGGCTGGGGGACCACCT includes:
- the Klk10 gene encoding kallikrein-10 isoform X1, whose protein sequence is MHSTLLGWTARGWVETLGQQSSTLASASQVSAMRVPLLHLSSASGSLSLVKLLLPLLMVQLWAAQALLLPGNVTQVDLEDSGALCTRDFHPWQVSLFHNLQFQCAGVLVDQNWVLTAAHCWRNKPLRARVGDDHLLLFQKEQLRSASSPVFHPKYQPCSGPILPHRSDEHDLMMLKLSSPVRLTSSVHPVQLPFRCSQPGSQCQVSGWGTTSSRRVKYNRSLSCSRVTLLSQKQCETFYPGVITNNMICAEPDGNQDSCQSDSGGPLVCDDTLHGILSWGIYPCGAAQHPAVYTDVCKHTTWIRRTIRSK
- the Klk10 gene encoding kallikrein-10 isoform X2; the protein is MRVPLLHLSSASGSLSLVKLLLPLLMVQLWAAQALLLPGNVTQVDLEDSGALCTRDFHPWQVSLFHNLQFQCAGVLVDQNWVLTAAHCWRNKPLRARVGDDHLLLFQKEQLRSASSPVFHPKYQPCSGPILPHRSDEHDLMMLKLSSPVRLTSSVHPVQLPFRCSQPGSQCQVSGWGTTSSRRVKYNRSLSCSRVTLLSQKQCETFYPGVITNNMICAEPDGNQDSCQSDSGGPLVCDDTLHGILSWGIYPCGAAQHPAVYTDVCKHTTWIRRTIRSK